A genome region from Proteus vulgaris includes the following:
- a CDS encoding DJ-1/PfpI family protein has product MNHNEMRYGKNMPSIIKLVEEGRKQQTKPIKVGIFVCPGFMPMDINGAQSVFTIASAEIYFIWKKIELVEGYIGWPTMPTMTFDECPEDLDVLVVGMVPPEVVEDKETLAFFTKMGNKARYVIGTCYGSLVLGASGLLKGKKATSNSNVVPMLPDMGAIAVEGSDVVIDGNIYTSGPATGSFDASLLVLEQLLGTHFAQLVELAIEYDPRPPFGTGSPTLAGTELTAISQSLTANLNHQFHQAALNGLKNSANLS; this is encoded by the coding sequence AGGGCGTAAACAACAAACTAAACCAATTAAAGTCGGTATTTTTGTTTGTCCCGGTTTTATGCCTATGGATATTAATGGTGCTCAATCAGTATTCACTATTGCAAGCGCAGAAATTTATTTTATATGGAAAAAGATAGAGTTAGTTGAAGGCTATATTGGTTGGCCAACAATGCCGACGATGACTTTTGATGAGTGCCCAGAAGATCTGGATGTCTTAGTGGTTGGAATGGTGCCACCTGAGGTGGTTGAAGATAAAGAGACATTGGCATTTTTCACTAAAATGGGTAATAAAGCGCGTTATGTTATTGGTACGTGTTATGGTTCTTTGGTTTTGGGAGCATCTGGGTTATTAAAAGGTAAGAAAGCGACCAGTAATTCAAATGTTGTTCCGATGTTACCTGATATGGGAGCCATAGCAGTGGAAGGGAGTGATGTTGTTATTGATGGTAATATTTATACTTCAGGGCCTGCAACTGGTTCATTTGATGCTTCATTATTAGTATTAGAACAATTACTAGGTACACATTTTGCGCAATTAGTTGAATTAGCGATTGAGTATGATCCTCGTCCTCCTTTCGGCACAGGTTCACCCACTTTAGCAGGAACTGAACTGACGGCTATATCACAAAGTTTAACCGCTAATTTAAATCATCAATTTCATCAAGCCGCACTTAATGGACTTAAAAACAGCGCTAATTTAAGTTAA
- a CDS encoding sugar O-acetyltransferase, translated as MTEYEKMVSGHLYHASKDDSLEPLRAKAREIIYDFNMTRPSDIEKRKTYLKQLLGKTGNNFTIEPPFHCDYGQLIEIGEAFYANFNLTILDCAPVKIGHNVMCAPNVSILTATHPIDPEIRNDELEYALPITIGHSVWLGAGCIILPGVTIGDNCVIGAGSVVTKSIPANCVAVGNPCRVIRQISDKDKRDAEKRLTFMTI; from the coding sequence ATGACAGAATACGAAAAAATGGTATCAGGTCATCTTTATCATGCTAGTAAAGACGATAGTTTAGAGCCACTTAGAGCCAAAGCGCGTGAAATTATTTATGATTTTAATATGACGCGACCTTCTGACATTGAAAAGAGAAAGACATATTTAAAACAGCTTTTAGGAAAAACGGGCAATAATTTCACTATTGAACCGCCATTTCATTGTGACTATGGTCAGTTAATTGAAATTGGTGAAGCATTTTACGCTAATTTTAATTTAACAATATTAGATTGTGCACCCGTGAAAATTGGACACAATGTGATGTGTGCGCCTAATGTCAGTATTTTAACGGCAACTCATCCTATTGATCCTGAAATACGTAACGATGAACTGGAATATGCATTACCTATTACTATTGGTCATTCAGTATGGTTAGGTGCAGGGTGCATTATTTTACCTGGTGTAACTATTGGTGATAATTGCGTTATAGGGGCGGGCAGTGTAGTAACAAAATCCATTCCCGCTAATTGCGTTGCTGTTGGAAATCCTTGTCGTGTAATAAGGCAAATTAGCGATAAAGATAAACGAGATGCCGAGAAAAGGCTTACC